The following coding sequences lie in one Musa acuminata AAA Group cultivar baxijiao chromosome BXJ3-1, Cavendish_Baxijiao_AAA, whole genome shotgun sequence genomic window:
- the LOC135629326 gene encoding E3 ubiquitin-protein ligase MBR2-like isoform X2 has translation MDCSMGRRTASGIIFSKSGCSITFREQNHHARSIRSCSRLGCGANFYSMKGTKVGEQDKAPFHTGSSKLLPASSFRRPQRGGRTRRSPEEADVAESSNSQRESDKIKCTSRSLDIKDSDSRRGLGKKEDSHSTTGEEESCSNKLRSKTSKEVTRQSRYHYKDNLSTFASTSMAHAYGLENPTRAGVSNVRPSGFNSPNSGSSKTANNIRKRSLYKASPSSSGKSMIPSSSGTNSGLDVPRRAPRRSRNQSPNGVRGVPQSSSRLSTDFNPLCHNVHGQPGSSTRIAPIGQIHEPVASSTHTFDASLEDRDGYPHLVMEEVAEQLSLLGNHLFLDSLSFNDQYRDMRMDIDNMSYEELLVLEEKIGTVSTALTEEALSRCLKRSNYMPASLISGFSGLDEAGAKCSICQEEFVVGDELGELACEHAYHVKCIHQWLGLKNWCPICKASVSPTS, from the exons ATGGATTGTTCTATGGGTAGAAGGACTGCTAGTGGAATAATTTTTTCCAAAAGTGGTTGTAGTATTACCTTTAGAGAACAAAATCACCATGCTAGAAGCATCCGATCCTGTAGCCGGTTAGGATGTGGTGCTAATTTCTATTCGATGAAAGGCACCAAGGTAGGAGAACAAGACAAAGCTCCCTTTCACACAGGATCATCTAAATTATTACCTGCTAGTAGTTTTAGAAGGCCTCAACGAGGAGGAAGGACTAGAAGATCTCCTGAAGAAGCAGATGTTGCAGAGAGCAGTAATAGCCAAAGAGAGAGTGATAAAATTAAGTGCACTAGCAGATCTCTGGATATAAAAGATTCAGACTCCAGAAGAGGACTAGGGAAGAAAGAAGACTCGCACTCCACAACCGGAGAAGAGGAATCCTGCAGCAATAAATTGAGATCAAAAACATCTAAGGAAGTCACTAGACAGTCCAGATATCACTACAAAGATAATTTAAGTACATTTGCCAGCACCAGCATGGCCCATGCATATGGGTTGGAAAATCCAACACGGGCAGGCGTATCCAATGTTCGTCCATCAGGTTTTAACTCACCTAATTCTGGAAGTAGCAAAACAGCTAATAATATAAGAAAGAGATCCCTTTACAAGGCAAGTCCATCTTCCAGTGGCAAAAGCATGATCCCATCGTCAAGTGGAACAAATTCAGGCCTGGATGTACCTCGTCGAGCTCCAAGAAGGTCTAGAAACCAGTCACCAAATGGAGTAAGAGGTGTTCCTCAAAGTTCATCAAGATTGTCAACAGATTTTAATCCTCTTTGTCACAATGTACATGGACAACCTGGATCCAGCACTCGGATTGCTCCTATTGGACAAATTCATGAACCTGTAGCAAGTAGCACACATACATTTGATGCTTCTTTGGAAGATAGAGATGGCTATCCACACTTAGTCATGGAAGAAGTCGCTGAG CAATTATCGCTTCTTGGGAATCATTTATTTTTGGACAGTCTGAGCTTCAATGACCAGTACAGAGACATGAGGATGGACATTGATAATATGTCATATGAG GAATTGCTAGTCCTGGAAGAGAAAATTGGTACTGTGAGCACAGCCCTGACAGAGGAAGCTTTATCAAGATGCTTGAAGAGAAGCAATTACATGCCTGCCTCATTGATCTCTGGGTTCTCTGGACTCGATGAAGCTGGTGCCAAATGCAGTATATGCCAG GAAGAATTTGTTGTTGGAGATGAGTTGGGGGAGTTGGCATGTGAGCATGCTTACCATGTAAAATGCATCCACCAGTGGCTTGGGTTAAAGAACTGGTGTCCCATCTGCAAAGCATCTGTGTCTCCAACCTCTTGA
- the LOC135629326 gene encoding E3 ubiquitin-protein ligase MBR2-like isoform X1 — MDCSMGRRTASGIIFSKSGCSITFREQNHHARSIRSCSRLGCGANFYSMKGTKVGEQDKAPFHTGSSKLLPASSFRRPQRGGRTRRSPEEADVAESSNSQRESDKIKCTSRSLDIKDSDSRRGLGKKEDSHSTTGEEESCSNKLRSKTSKEVTRQSRYHYKDNLSTFASTSMAHAYGLENPTRAGVSNVRPSGFNSPNSGSSKTANNIRKRSLYKASPSSSGKSMIPSSSGTNSGLDVPRRAPRRSRNQSPNGVRGVPQSSSRLSTDFNPLCHNVHGQPGSSTRIAPIGQIHEPVASSTHTFDASLEDRDGYPHLVMEEVAELLLALERIEDEGLTYEQLSLLGNHLFLDSLSFNDQYRDMRMDIDNMSYEELLVLEEKIGTVSTALTEEALSRCLKRSNYMPASLISGFSGLDEAGAKCSICQEEFVVGDELGELACEHAYHVKCIHQWLGLKNWCPICKASVSPTS; from the exons ATGGATTGTTCTATGGGTAGAAGGACTGCTAGTGGAATAATTTTTTCCAAAAGTGGTTGTAGTATTACCTTTAGAGAACAAAATCACCATGCTAGAAGCATCCGATCCTGTAGCCGGTTAGGATGTGGTGCTAATTTCTATTCGATGAAAGGCACCAAGGTAGGAGAACAAGACAAAGCTCCCTTTCACACAGGATCATCTAAATTATTACCTGCTAGTAGTTTTAGAAGGCCTCAACGAGGAGGAAGGACTAGAAGATCTCCTGAAGAAGCAGATGTTGCAGAGAGCAGTAATAGCCAAAGAGAGAGTGATAAAATTAAGTGCACTAGCAGATCTCTGGATATAAAAGATTCAGACTCCAGAAGAGGACTAGGGAAGAAAGAAGACTCGCACTCCACAACCGGAGAAGAGGAATCCTGCAGCAATAAATTGAGATCAAAAACATCTAAGGAAGTCACTAGACAGTCCAGATATCACTACAAAGATAATTTAAGTACATTTGCCAGCACCAGCATGGCCCATGCATATGGGTTGGAAAATCCAACACGGGCAGGCGTATCCAATGTTCGTCCATCAGGTTTTAACTCACCTAATTCTGGAAGTAGCAAAACAGCTAATAATATAAGAAAGAGATCCCTTTACAAGGCAAGTCCATCTTCCAGTGGCAAAAGCATGATCCCATCGTCAAGTGGAACAAATTCAGGCCTGGATGTACCTCGTCGAGCTCCAAGAAGGTCTAGAAACCAGTCACCAAATGGAGTAAGAGGTGTTCCTCAAAGTTCATCAAGATTGTCAACAGATTTTAATCCTCTTTGTCACAATGTACATGGACAACCTGGATCCAGCACTCGGATTGCTCCTATTGGACAAATTCATGAACCTGTAGCAAGTAGCACACATACATTTGATGCTTCTTTGGAAGATAGAGATGGCTATCCACACTTAGTCATGGAAGAAGTCGCTGAG TTGTTATTAGCACTAGAGAGGATCGAAGATGAAGGATTAACATATGAG CAATTATCGCTTCTTGGGAATCATTTATTTTTGGACAGTCTGAGCTTCAATGACCAGTACAGAGACATGAGGATGGACATTGATAATATGTCATATGAG GAATTGCTAGTCCTGGAAGAGAAAATTGGTACTGTGAGCACAGCCCTGACAGAGGAAGCTTTATCAAGATGCTTGAAGAGAAGCAATTACATGCCTGCCTCATTGATCTCTGGGTTCTCTGGACTCGATGAAGCTGGTGCCAAATGCAGTATATGCCAG GAAGAATTTGTTGTTGGAGATGAGTTGGGGGAGTTGGCATGTGAGCATGCTTACCATGTAAAATGCATCCACCAGTGGCTTGGGTTAAAGAACTGGTGTCCCATCTGCAAAGCATCTGTGTCTCCAACCTCTTGA